A region from the Schistocerca piceifrons isolate TAMUIC-IGC-003096 unplaced genomic scaffold, iqSchPice1.1 HiC_scaffold_2165, whole genome shotgun sequence genome encodes:
- the LOC124742160 gene encoding piggyBac transposable element-derived protein 4-like, whose product MYVVTHNVIFFLEDEIDDSLSSDEDENDVEGVASNPAAVPYPKDSEWTAVDTYRPLPVNTTPRQILVDIDESSSVLDCSKVFLTDSDVNELKRQTNLYASQTIQKKRRGNNLKPHSVLSSWKPVTISEMRRFLGIIFHMCVSKKPKIADHWSTNPVLSCNFCPHVMSRLRFTQILSCLHLVDNSNQKKPGEDGFHPLYKVLPYYNNLKERCIQAYRPSEKVTIDEGICPFRGRVSFRVYMQNKPHKYGLKVYAVAEASSGYVVNFEVYAGKHIVDNSSSAVILRLLSDSSLLNKGHTVYLDRFYSSPELFQQLAEKGTGAVGTVNKSRKGLPKDLVSAKLKKGEMSFRRKDNVLAMKWKDKRDVYTLSTRHQATFGTHTKRNGSVVLKPLQVLDYNLNKIGVDIGDQRLQYNPFQHRTVKWWRKLYFHLLLMGVSNAFWLYNAVHRKKITITDFITVLAVQLVEDDTLEFIPRNEGTVGRLTKRHFLQHIPATTKKYAARVCHVCSSRSKKQSGKASRKETRYECEQCGVALCLEPCFKIFHTKKQYDSV is encoded by the coding sequence atgtatgtagttacacataatgtgatattctttttagaagacgagattgatgacagtttgtcttcagatgaagacgagaatgatgttgaaggtgttgcttcaaatccagcagctgtgccgtatccgaaagacagtgagtggactgcagttgacacctaccgacctctgcctgtcaacacgacacccaggcagatactagtggatattgatgagtcgagttctgtactggattgcagtaaagtgttccttactgacagtgacgtaaatgaactcaagagacagacaaatttgtatgcatcacagacaatacagaagaaaagaagaggaaataatctgaagccccattcagttttgagttcgtggaagccagtgactataagtgagatgaggcgtttcttgggtattattttccacatgtgtgtttcgaaaaagcccaaaattgcggaccattggagcactaatcctgttcttagttgtaacttttgtccccatgtcatgagccgtttgcgtttcactcagatactgtcatgcttgcatcttgttgacaattcaaatcagaaaaaaccaggcgaagatggatttcatccactttacaaagttttgccatattataataatttgaaggagcgatgtatccaggcatatcgtccctcagaaaaagtgacaattgatgaaggaatttgcccatttcgaggtcgtgtgagtttccgtgtttacatgcaaaataagcctcataagtatggactgaaagtatatgctgttgctgaagccagtagtggctatgttgtaaattttgaagtttatgctggtaagcatattgttgacaattcttcgtctgcggttattttgcgattgttgtctgacagcagcttgctgaacaaaggccacactgtgtatttagatcgattttattccagtccagagctatttcagcaactggcagagaaaggcactggagctgttggtactgtgaacaaatccaggaaaggattgcctaaagatttagtatctgctaagctgaaaaagggcgaaatgtcttttcggcgtaaagataatgtattggcaatgaagtggaaagataagagagatgtgtatacattgtctacaaggcatcaagcaacatttggtacgcatactaagagaaatgggtctgtagtattgaaaccacttcaggtacttgattacaacctcaataaaattggagtggatattggagaccaacgcctgcagtacaatccgttccagcacagaactgtgaaatggtggcgaaaattatatttccatttgctgcttatgggagtatcaaatgcattttggctgtacaatgcagtgcacaggaagaaaattacaataacagactttataacagtgcttgcagttcagcttgttgaagacgacacacttgaattcattccaagaaatgaaggaactgtaggtcggctaacaaagagacattttttgcagcacatacctgcaactactaagaagtatgctgctcgtgtgtgtcacgtgtgcagttccaggagcaagaaacagagtggcaaggcttctcgcaaagagacacgatacgaatgtgaacagtgtggcgttgcactctgcctggaaccttgctttaaaattttccacactaaaaaacaatatgattctgtgtga